ATAATGCCTTTCGTCTTATTGTGTCGGTtggcttttgtttttcttgttctttttgtaTTATAACTCGAGTTTCTTACCTCTGTTTTAATGTACAGGGCCAACATGATGAATTAGAGGCGAAATTTTTAGAGGAGAGAGCAGCTCTTGAAGCCAAATATCAAAAGTTATATCAACCACTGTATACCAAGGTATCATACTGGTCTATATTCTCCAATAAGGATGAGAGAATTAatagagctctctctctctctctctctcaaacactCCGTATGCTTCTTGATCTCCACGTCTTTTTAGTTTAATGTGTCATGAAAACTGAAGAAAGTCTCCGAGGCTGTTTTAGTGTTGCACTACATAGTCACGATTTGTTGCTTTCCTGTTAATTACAGAGCCCACCAAGTATTAACTGTGGTACTTCACCTAAGTACTATACCTAGGGGTCTAAGATAAGCCTCCGTTGAATTAACTCCTGCCATTCCTGTTGCCTTTTGCGTGTCTTTCATAATGCTTCATGTGCTGGATACTGACTCCTTAAACTAACGTGACATACATTAGTTATTGTGTATCCCTTTACCCTGTTTCATAATTTCACTGAATGCTTGCAGCGATATGAAATTGTAAATGGTGTTGTTGAAGCTGAAGGAGTTACAGATGAGTCAGCTACGGAAGGAGAAGATAAAGCTGCTGAAGGTAACTGCTTAATATCGATACAGTACCTGAAACTTTTTTCCCCCCCCTTGGGTGGGCTTCATTTGTCGCTTGATGTTGAATTATGTGTTTATGCAGAGAAAGGGGTACCCGAGTTCTGGCTCACtgcaatgaaaaataatgaagtgCTAGCTGAGGAGGTCAGCCTTGTCAATAATAATTTCCTGTGCTTAGTGCTTCTATatgattttatgtaaaattgtgGTTTCCTTGTGTATGCAATTAGATATCCGAACGTGATGAAGGAGCTTTGAAGTATCTCAGAGATATTAAATGGTGTAGAATAGATAATCCAAAGGGGTTCAAGCTTGAGTTCTTCTTTGACACAAATTCTTATTTCAAGAACTCTGTCTTGACAAAGACATATCACATGATTGATGAAGATGAACCTATTTTAGAGAAAGCAATCGGGtacaaatcttttattttataattgattATTTGATAAGCTTGTGCACAGCTATTTTTTGATCGATACTTTTGGTGCCTTTAGGACGGAAATTGAGTGGCATCCTGGAAAATGCTTGACGCAGAAGCTCCTTAAGAAGAAGCCTAAGAAGGGATCAAAGAATGCGAAGCCAATTACCAAAACTGAAAATTGTGAAagtttcttcaactttttcagtCCACCTCAAGTCCCCGAGGATGATGAGGATATTGACGAGGATGCTGTATGAACAATATCACGacattaaaaaatgattgatgaaTATTGACTctttattttgtaattgattttatttttattctctttgagtagGCCGAGGAGCTCCAAAATCAAATGGAACAAGATTATGACATTGGGTGAGAATATAAATAATCTTTTATCCATAATCAGGTTTATTAAGTGGAAATTTTGTTCGAGGGTTGTGGCTGTAGCGTTGAACTGAAATCTTTTGGCAACACAGCATGAATTTCATTGTAGTTTAATTATAATGGTTTATGTAGGTCAACTATTCGAGATAAGATCATTCCCCATGCTGTATCTTGGTTTACTGGGGAGGCTATTCAGGAAGATGAGTTTGGAGACATAGAAGAcgatgatgaagatgaagacattgaagaggatgatgatgaggaagaggaggacgatgaagacgaagaagaagatgatgaagatgaagagcAAAGTAAGACGAAAAAGAAGGTGAGTTTTTTAACGATTTGTATTGCCAAGTTTTAGATTTATGATTGGTTAAGCACGGAAAAAGTTGTTGGGATTTGCATGATTAACTTTTTTGTCCTTGTGTTTCTTATTTGATCATCTCCTTCTTTGTCACAAGTTTTTTCTATTAGAATCTTTTATCAAATTCACCGTTAAATAATCAATTAGAAATTTTTTGTGGCATGTtgctaaaaataataaaaaaatatatgaaggttttaaaaactaaataatcatcttaaaaattatttagaaaaatctaaaaaataaaaaatgcacgACAACAATAGACATACCAAAAATACTTTAGaagtcaaaattttaaaagatgtaaaaaaagtactaaaactgaaaaaagaGAAGTAGAAACGAACAATAAATTTAATGAGAAGAGGGGAGAATGATAAATTTAAGTAGAAATGAACGATGGCAAAGGGGAGGCCTCCACCACTCTTCCCAACAGGGTTGGCCACTCAAGTGTTGCCTGAGTTGGCGGACATGAATTGCCTTCCTAGGACACTCCTAGGCTAGCCTTCCAAGTCCCCTCAGGTTGGCCGATCCAGGTCATACCTTGGTGGCCGACCTAGGTTTGGTTAGTTGTGGCGGGCTTTTTAATGGTTTTTGTGAATATCTCATTTTTTGGTTTCAAGTTTTTGTAGGTTTTTGTCTTGTGTTTTTTCTGTTTGTGTTGATTGTTTTTATAATaacttttagttttttatttttgacgtcgtttttaattttaaaattttttaaaatgatttatcATTTGCAATctcattttttagttttattttatttttgtttatatttactatttttagGTGTATGTCGACACCTGGCATGTCACGTCAGTTTTCTGTTTGATTATTCAACGGAAATTGACTGAgggttttaattaaaaaatttttaccATCCCTAGgagcaaaataaaaatagaaattggAGGAGCAAATGCTGATAGTGTAAAATCCATGAACTGTTTTTGtacttaatatttttcatttttgttttaaaagatgGTACTGATCATTATTTGTCAAATTGTTTTGGAATGTTTTTGCAGTCATCGGCTGGACACAAGGTGCAGTACTTGTATTCCTATTTCCCCTTTTCTGTTATCATCATCAATCTAAACACCACGCCCCCCAAAAAAGAGATATATGAGGCCCATCCTAATTGCTTTTGCTCTTCTTTTTCCGTTAttgttataaatttaattagaatttcCTAATCAATTGTGTTGTAATCTGTAGAAAAGTGGAAGAAAACAAGCTGTGGATGGACAGCAGGGTGAGCGgcctccagaatgcaagcaacAGTAGGTAGTAGGGTTTGCTGTAGCAGCAGATGAGATAAGCGtgagaattgcaaaatgttaaATCAAAAAGGGGTGccgattttgaattttttttttatcacttcatttttttcttcctaATGTTATATGAGGAATGATTttgggtcctttttttttttctccctttccTTATCTTGATGTTGGTTTAAAAAGACTGGTTATATAGTGAGATATTTCCCGTGATTTGTTGATGCATGTAGTGGTTACCTTGAATGTTTATCCAGAATTGCTCATAGCAAATCAACGTTTTGGAGTCCATGTGTTCCGATTACTCTCGTTTTCTCTTGAATGCTTAAAAGTCTGTTACTCGATCTGggcattatattgattttgatcATTTTGTGATTGCCCTTCTGTTAGTGTGTAAACTTCTTTGTTTAAAATTTGTGTGTAGaagtataataatataataaacaataaatcCCACCTTTTCCaacaatataataaacaataaatcttattttatcattataacttttttaaacttttacctaaaacataataaataattcaaaattttaaaatttcaaaataataataataatattttatttagattttattattcatttaaaatcatttcatttcattacaTTTTTTCTCTGAATTTAAACCAGACTAAGAAATTTATCATAACgtaaacatatttaacataaatttttttataaaatatttaaagctgaaaattaaaatattattgttcataaatatgctaatgatatgcttgacttaaaaatatttctggTGTAATTATTGATTTGACTGATCTGAATTATTTGACTTATATGGATTAATTGACTTGTCTGACTTGCCAATATACTTAACTATGTGTAAGGTTGCGCATTGGTTTCACATCTTTTGGCCAAAAGGAGAACTGTTGATCTAATCTGATAAAATACTATGGCGGATTATGTTTGAGTCTGTAGCTTGAACATCCACCATGTTTGCAATGGTATCATGCATATGAATGACTATATGATTAATATGatctttattttacatttagtcTTATGAAAACTTATGCGTCTTATATGTAACGTAAGATACATGAgatacataatatatacataattttaatataggGAATGGAATATGATCATGAATTATAATGAATGATATGGTTGCAGATATCATAACATCCGTTGGTACATAAACATTGGCCTTTGAGTATTCCTCCTAGTAGCTTTGTCAAACCACCTTCAACAGGTTTTGATTTGTCTTTCCCTTTGCCGTTCTGTAATGATTTTTATGGATAGTGTATTGAATCCAAAAAATTCGTTACAAGGGATTTGCTCAAAAGCAAAGAAGCTATGGATGACCCTTAGTAAAAGAAGAAGAGCTAAAGCTAACACGGGCGGAAGCCCCCATTAACTAGCACAAGTAGCGGCTTTAGTTGTTTATCCAGGATACCTCCAGTAGTGGAGGCGGCAAAGTACCAGTGATAACGTCAGTACCgatataacttttttatataaataaggaTGGACTGACAATGAAAAGAGCTTGAGAGAGGTCCATTAGGGACACCCTTTTAACTTTTGCAGGCTTCTCTACTATAGGTGTTGAAATTATCTTGTTAGGTAAACCTTAGTTTGGAGCCATAAAATTGGCAATTTCGGTgcaagttttattttaattctttggCATTCCTTATGAGATATATAAGTGAATTGGGCCAATTGGCATGCAATCgagtaaaatatgatattgcTTGGATGCTAAAATTGCCTCCAAAGTCGATAtggtttttgagaaaaatggtCTTGCATCCAAGCATATAAATATCTACAATATTAACTCCATAAACTTCCTCAAACTTCCTCAAACatccaaaactcaaaaaattcatctttaaaaaatttatctaaaaaattaaaaaaaaaagaaaaaagaaaaagactttGCTCAATGCACAGCCACCCCATGGCTGGCTGCCCCCACCATTTTCTCTTTTCTAATTGCaacatcttttattttctcttccattttttttttcttgaaagaaTTATTGATTCTTTTTCTAGAATTTTAGGGCttatttggatagtaagatgaaatgaaatgattttagataaaagttaaaaattaaaaaaatattattagaatattattttttaatactattattattttgatatttaaaaatattaaattttttattatattttatataagaattttaaaaaaattataataatgagataaaacacTCTCTGAATTCAAACAACCCCTTAAACTGGTGTTTATTCAACTGAATGgaaataattaattcaaaatttcgAAGTACTTATGCTAAATTCACAGTTTAGACCTTGTGATAAAGAGTTACTATAaatccctttttttattttttactcttCTCGTCTCAGGGTTtagatttataaagaaaattatttaaatatttaaaaatttaaatatattttatcaaaaaaatcttataatttataaaataattatttaaaatatttctgtgATGCAGGAGATAGGCTAGACCCATTGGTATGGAAAGGAATAAAGGATGCATTACAGAgaagcaataataataataataataataatgggtTCGCCAGTGATAAAGAGAGCAGGTGTTTAGGTTTTAAAAAGAGGGGCTAGGGTTTTAGCTTCCATAGCTTCTTCGTGTCTAACATCTCTTCATAGCTCACCCTTCCCCCACCAAACAACACACGAAATACAATGAGCGACGACAAGGATAACTTCAACATGTCAGATCTCAACGCCGGTATTCTCTAGTTCCGTTATAAACCAAAATCTCTTCTCTGTTGTGAAACTTAGTCCTAATCTATTGTtgcatttttgtttaatttttcttggcGAAGCTCTCAACCAGGAGGATCGAGCAGGCCTCGTTAATGCTCTCAAGGTTAGTAACTTTGTATCCGGCTGTGGATAAtacaaggaaaatgaaacaaagaCTGTAGATAACTTGGCTCTACCAATCAGAGTGGCactgcgtttttttttttaattattttattggaaCTTGGCCCGTGTTTGGCCATGGCTTAACAGCTTGAATTTCTGTACCCGTGTTCCTGGATTCGTTGTCcttattttttcctctctcaatAAGAACACTCAGTTTGAACTAGAAATTCGTTGACATCTTATCTTTGCTTTTAGGGTTTGATTGGCTGATGGTGCTAGGGTTTCTTGGTGTTGTCTGCAGAATAAGATACAGTCTCTTGCTGGGCAGCACTCCG
This is a stretch of genomic DNA from Carya illinoinensis cultivar Pawnee chromosome 3, C.illinoinensisPawnee_v1, whole genome shotgun sequence. It encodes these proteins:
- the LOC122304347 gene encoding nucleosome assembly protein 1;2-like produces the protein MSNDKDNFSMSDLNAALNQEDRAGLVNALKDKIQSLAGQHSDLLENLTPKVRRRVEVLKEIQGQHDELEAKFLEERAALEAKYQKLYQPLYTKRYEIVNGVVEAEGVTDESATEGEDKAAEEKGVPEFWLTAMKNNEVLAEEISERDEGALKYLRDIKWCRIDNPKGFKLEFFFDTNSYFKNSVLTKTYHMIDEDEPILEKAIGTEIEWHPGKCLTQKLLKKKPKKGSKNAKPITKTENCESFFNFFSPPQVPEDDEDIDEDAAEELQNQMEQDYDIGSTIRDKIIPHAVSWFTGEAIQEDEFGDIEDDDEDEDIEEDDDEEEEDDEDEEEDDEDEEQSKTKKKSSAGHKKSGRKQAVDGQQGERPPECKQQ